The following are encoded in a window of Thermococcus celericrescens genomic DNA:
- a CDS encoding DODA-type extradiol aromatic ring-opening family dioxygenase has translation MLIGAAMMPHGNPVLEPEDEETKRLAEVLGKIGRALSDADAYVLISPHNVRMSDHLGVVMAEHLVSWLGFEGKELPGEWRTEKELARKIYESAKSAGLPVVDMNFAALSGDYSRWPLSWGELIPLHFLEKKPLVLLTPARNVPREVLVRFGEVIGDVIEWSEKRVAFIASADHGHGHSEEGPYGKVKESEEYDRLVMEIISENRLEKLMEIPKELVRKALVDSYWQLLVLHGLLKRVPMGVRETSYACPTYFGMAGALWVR, from the coding sequence ATGCTGATCGGAGCCGCGATGATGCCCCATGGAAACCCCGTCCTGGAGCCGGAAGACGAGGAGACGAAGAGGCTCGCCGAGGTTCTCGGGAAGATAGGAAGGGCCCTCAGTGACGCCGATGCCTACGTCCTCATAAGCCCGCACAACGTCCGGATGAGCGACCACCTTGGCGTGGTCATGGCCGAGCACCTCGTCTCGTGGCTCGGCTTCGAGGGCAAGGAGCTCCCCGGCGAATGGAGAACGGAGAAAGAGCTCGCGAGAAAAATCTACGAATCGGCAAAGAGCGCCGGCCTGCCTGTGGTGGACATGAACTTCGCCGCGCTGAGCGGAGACTACTCCCGGTGGCCGCTGAGCTGGGGCGAGCTGATACCCCTGCACTTCCTCGAAAAGAAGCCGCTCGTTCTCCTGACGCCGGCCAGAAATGTGCCCAGGGAGGTGCTCGTTCGCTTCGGAGAGGTTATTGGAGACGTCATAGAATGGAGCGAAAAGAGGGTGGCGTTCATAGCCAGCGCCGACCACGGGCACGGGCACAGTGAGGAGGGCCCGTACGGAAAGGTAAAGGAAAGCGAGGAGTACGACAGGCTCGTCATGGAGATTATCTCGGAAAACAGGCTGGAAAAGCTCATGGAAATCCCCAAGGAGCTCGTGAGAAAAGCCCTTGTAGACAGCTACTGGCAGCTCCTCGTCCTCCACGGGCTTCTGAAGAGGGTCCCGATGGGGGTGAGGGAAACCTCCTACGCCTGCCCGACATACTTCGGCATGGCAGGAGCGCTGTGGGTTAGGTGA
- a CDS encoding alanyl-tRNA editing protein yields the protein MPSVDVRTHTALHVVKGAVVKVLGEKAKWTTSVYVDGNHGRVTVKFDRKPTPEEIAEIGRLASEKVRENVLVRVYELPREEAEERFGEDMYDLFPIPPEVKTLKVVVIEGWNVNACKEEHTATIGEIGEIKIRKVRFRKSKELLEISFDVL from the coding sequence GGTCAAAGGCGCCGTTGTCAAGGTTTTGGGTGAAAAGGCCAAGTGGACGACGAGCGTTTACGTGGACGGAAACCATGGAAGGGTGACCGTCAAGTTCGACAGGAAGCCGACGCCTGAAGAAATCGCCGAGATAGGGCGCCTCGCCAGCGAGAAGGTTAGGGAGAACGTTCTGGTTAGGGTCTATGAGCTTCCCAGGGAGGAGGCCGAGGAGCGCTTCGGCGAGGATATGTACGACCTCTTCCCGATTCCGCCAGAAGTTAAGACGCTGAAGGTAGTCGTCATAGAGGGCTGGAACGTGAACGCATGCAAGGAGGAGCATACCGCAACGATTGGAGAAATCGGGGAGATAAAAATCAGAAAGGTCCGGTTTAGGAAGAGCAAGGAACTGCTTGAGATCAGCTTTGACGTGCTGTAG